The nucleotide window TTCTGTTTTTTCTTTAAGAATAAATGTTGTTTTTGCTAAAAAAAATCAACCATTAAAACTTGTGAGATTAAAAATATTCCTTCAAGCGAGGTGACTAAATTTTGTTTCAGCGTTAAGGTTTCAATAAAATTCAAAAGGTTGTATCTTGCGGCCTTTTAAAACAACAACAAAATATAATGAAACAGCAATGTGTAATTTTTGATATGGATGGTGTAATCTGTCACACAAATCCAGATCATGCAATAGCTTTTAAAGCATTCTTTGATAAGTATGAAATTCCTCATTCGGAGCAGGAGTTTGAAGAGCATATGTACGGAAAACATAATGGGTATATCATGTCGCATTTTTTTAAGCGTCCAATTTCCGGTGAGGAACTTAGACAATTGGAAGATGAAAAAGAATCAATGTTTCGTGAAATTTATAAAGATAAAGTAGAAACAATTCCGCATTATTTAGAGTTTTTGGAGGAACTTAAATCACATAATTTTAAAACTGCCGTTGGGACATCTGCTCCGCGTGCGAATCTTGATTTGATTGTAAAGGCTTTGCAAATTGAAGACAAAATGGATTCGATGATGGCAAGCGAAGATGTGAAAACGCATAAACCAAACCCCGAAGTTTATTTGAAATCGGCTGAACGTGTGGGTGTTGCTCCGTCTGACTGTGTTGTTTTTGAAGATTCTTTTTCGGGAGTTAGCGCAGCTCTTAATGCCGGAATGAAAGTTGTGGGCGTTTTGAGTTCGCACACAAAAGAACAACTGCCTCCTTGTGACTTTTACATCAACGATTACAGTGAGGTAAATGTGGAGAAGATTTTGGATTTATTGAAGAGTTAGCCCGTTTATACTTTAAGTGCCAAATTGCATAATTATTTTTTCTCGCAAAGGTGCAGAGACGCAAAGTAGCAAACCATTTTTTTATTGATTTTTGAAATTGCTGTTGTAAAGTAGTTTTGCGTGAGGGCAATGTCATTAAGTTAAGCGTTTTTTATGTCATTTCGACGAAGGAGAAATCGCATAACGTGAGTCACTAGTGAGATTCCTCGTGCCTCGGAATGACAAAACGATGGTTTTATATCCTTACCTTAATGACATTGCGCGTGAGGGATAGAAGCTAGCTACCAAAGTAGCGCGTATAGCCCGACCCCGTTGTACAAAGGGGCGTATAAACGCAACAGTTGATTGGCCCCTTTGTACAACGGGGGCACGCCCACACGAGTTTTAGCGAACTGACGAAGAAGTAAATAATTTTTAGAGAACTAAACTTCTACTGGTTCTTGATTTTCTTCAATTTCATCCTCGTCCATTCCTATCCAAGAGAGGAAAAATTTATAGCCCAAAATGAGGATTACAGCGCCGAGGAATAGTCCGATGAATCCGTTGAAAATGAATCCGCCAATGGCACCAAGAAATATTACGAGCATTGGTGCTGGTGGATTGCCTCTTCCCAAGAATATGGGTTTTAGGATATTGTCGGAAATCATTGTGATACCAATCCAGATGGTTAGGAGCGTCGCTGTTGTAGTGTCGGTAACCGAAAACATATAGATAACCACTGGAATGGCGATGGGACCAATTCCGACTTGAATAATTGCAAGAACAAGACAGATTATTGTAAAAATCCCAGCGAAAGGTACGCCTGCCATAAAGAATCCCACGCCAACCATTAATGATTGAATTAAAGCTACGCCCAAAAATCCTTTTACCACATTGCGGATGGTGGCTACGGTGATTAAGGCGTAATGTTCGCCCTTTTTGCCTATCAATTTGATGAAAATACTTTTGGAAACTGCAGTCAGCGATTCAGAATACAACAGTAATCCCATTGCAATGATAATGGAAAAGATGAATTGAAGGATGCCTTTTCCTATTCCGGCCAACGCCAATAATAGCCATTCGCCAACGACTTTTAATTGGTCGGAATATTTAATGATCACTTTGGAAGCATCCACAGAGGCTGTTTGCCAAATATCTAATATGGGTTTTGTGAACGCAGGCCAGTCTTTGGTGGTTTCTCCTGGTGGCGGAATTAGATGTCCGTTTGCCTGATAGGAAGCGGTAAAATTGTTGATTTCTTCGTATAAGGATTGGGTTACCAATATACTAGGGATTACCAGAATACTGATTAAAAGTAAGGCGAGGAAAATAGTAGCCAAAATCTTTTTGCCTCTGAAAAGTTTTACTATGGCTTCGTAAATCGGGCTCAATGCCACAGCAATAACAATCGCCCAAACGATGATTAGAACAAAGGGTTTAAGAATGTCATAGCACCAGCCAATAAGTAAAAACAATACGCCAAGACGGATGAGGGTATCGACTATTTTTTCGAATTTCAAACTGTTGAAAGTGTAGCTGCTTTGTTTCATGCTTTGATTGTTAATAGGTGACAATTTGATTATTATGCTAATCTAATTAAAATACGTTAATTAGCAATGGCACTTATTGATGTCTTTAGCAGAAAGTTTCCTGTTTCTTGAAATCTTTGCAGAAAAATAATTTTAAAATAATGGTTGGTTTACATACAAATTAAATTGCTGTTTCGTATTTTTACTAAATTGACATTTTGATGCAAATCAATACTTTAATGAGATGTATTCTTGGGTCGAATATTGTAAATTATAAAAATCTGTTTATGAAAATAGCACTTTATACTAACGAATTCCCTCCAAATATCTATGGCGGAGCAGGAGTACATATTGATTTTTTAAGCCAAGAATTGGCCAGATTGGCACAAGTTGAGGTTCGGTGTTTTGGTGACCAAAAGGAAAATAAGGATTCCATGCATGTGGAAGGAATCAATTCCTGTTTGACAAAAATGGTCGACCCAGAAAATGAACACATCAAAATGTATCATAATTTGAGTCGAAATGTCGAAATGGCTCAGGCTACACCAAAAGCCGATATTGTGCATTGCCATACTTGGTACACGCATTTGGCAGGTGTTTTTACAAGAGAATTGCTTCAGGTACCGTTGATATTGACAACTCACAGTCTGGAAACCCACCGCCCGTGGAAAGTAGAACAGTTGGGTAATGGTTATTTTATGTCCAGATGGATTGAAACTAATGCGTACAAATCTGCGGATGGCGTGATTGCCGTAAGCGAACAAATGAAAGTTGATGTGGTCGAAGCTTATGGTGTTGATCCCAAAAAAGTGACTGTAATACATAACGGAATTGATCCCGAATTTTATAAACCAACTTTTGACGATAATTTACTGAGAGAGTACGGAATCGATCCGAGTATTCCGTTTGTGCTTTTTGTGGGAAGGATTACGCGTCAAAAAGGGATTTCGCAATTGATAGAAGCCTGTCAGTATTTTAATGAAGATTGTCAGATAGTGCTTTGCGCAGGTGCGCCCGATACCGAAGAAATTGCCAAAGAAACAGCAACGTTGATCGACGAACTGAAAGCAAAAAGAAAAGGGGTAATCTTAATTTCTGAAATGTTGCCACGCGAAAAAGTGAAAGTGTTGTACAGCCATGCAAGGGTTTTTGCCTGTCCTTCGTTATACGAACCTTTTGGAATCATCAATCTCGAGGCGATGTCTTGTGAAACGCCGGTTGTTGGTAGTCATGTTGGTGGTATTCCAGAGATTATTGTTGAAGGTGAAACCGGATATTTGATTCCGCTGGAAAGCGTTTCGAGAACTAATTTCAATCCGCTTAACCCGACAGCTTTCCAAAAAGATTTTGCGGCTAAAGTAAATGCTTTGTTGGAAAATGAGGAATTGGCAACCAAGATGGGGAAAGCTGGGCGCGTACGTGTTTTAGAGAAATTCAGTTGGGAATCCATTGCCAAAACGACCTACAATTATTATCAGGAAGTTATAGCCAGATTCGAGAAAGAGACAGCTTAGATAATGTGATAATTAGGTAATTTGAAAATTAGATAATTAACCGCAAGGTTCGCAAGGCAGGCGCAATGAACGCAAAGCTTTGTGAACTTTGCGGTTTTTCTTTGTGAACTTTGCTGTTAAATTCGGCCTCGGATGTCAAATTTTTATAACAAAATAAATCTGCTAATTCTATTTTTTAATTTTTCATAAACTTTCATTTCGTTATATTTGCAAAAGTATAACGAAAAACACCGACTTTGAAGATTAAAAGCAAAATTTGGATTGAAACCGAAGACGGAATTCTAATCAGCGAAGGACGCATTCAATTGTTAAAGAAGATTGAGTCCACGGGTTCGCTCAATAAAGCCGCCAAGGAAATGAATATTTCGTACCAAAAGGCATGGAAATTGATAGACGCTTCCAATAAAGTTTCGAAAGAGCCTTTAGTAGCAACTCAAGTTGGCGGGAATAAAGGAGGAGGAACTGTTGTGACTCCGTATGGTAAATCACTTATTGAATCTTTTGAAAAAATTAATGTTGCTTGTTGGGAATTTTTGGATGCCCAACTCGAGAAACATTCTTTATAAAAATGGAAAATAAAATAACAGCAATACTTTTGGCTGGCGGGAAGAGCCAACGTATGGGGACAGATAAAGGCTTGTTGGATTTGAATGGAAAAACATTTATCCAGCATGTTTGCGATGCACTGAGACCAATCGTTGGGTCCAATATTTTAATTGTTTCTGCCAATAATAAGTATGATGATTTAGGTTTTCTCAGAGTCGAAGATATAATTGAAAACAAAGGTCCGGTTGGCGGACTCTACACCGGCCTGAAACAATCAAAAACAAAAGTAAATCTTGTTTTGAGTGTTGATGTTCCGTTGGTAACAACAGAATTGTTGGAATGGTTGCTGAAAAATCACGATGAAACTTTTATGGTTACACAAACAAAAAACGGAGACAAAACCAGTCCGCTCATAGGGGTTTACGACCGCTCGATGCAAACTGTTTTTGGAGAACATCTGTACGGAGATCAGCTTAAATTGCGCCGGGTGATTGAGGAGGTTAGACACCAAACGATTGAAATTCCTGCAGCATGGAGCAATCAAGTGCAGAATATAAACACAAAAGAAGAATATCAAAATTTAATTAAATGACCATAACGCTAAAATATTTTGGTTTACTCGCTGATATAACGCAATTAAAAGAGGAACAATTCACTTTTGATGAAGAGGCCATTTCAGTCTCGGCATTAAAATCGAAAATAGAAAGCAGTTACCAAAACATTCAAAACACAAGCTACACCATTGCAGTTAACCAAACGATGAGCGATTTGCAGACTACAATAAAAGACAAGGATGTGATTGCTTTTTTGCCGCCTTTTGCGGGAGGGTAAAGATTTTAGATAGCAGATTTTAGAATTTAGATTTCAGATAAAAAAACTTAAATGACCTTATATGTCTTATATGGTTGTAAAGCAATAATTAATTTGTTTAAGAATTGTAGAAGTACAAAATGATAAAGAACAAACGATATATCAGACAAATGATTCTCCCGGAAATTGGAGAAACGGGTCAGCAAAAATTACTGGACGCTCGTGTCTTGGTAATTGGTGCGGGCGGTTTGGGCTGTCCGGTTCTCCAAAATCTGGCTTCTGCCGGAGTTGGCAATATAGGAATTGTGGATGGTGATGTTGTGGACGAAACCAATTTGCACAGGCAATTATTGTACACCTTAAAAGATTGTGGTAACAGCAAAGCCGAAACGGCGGAAAAGGCGATTTTGGAATTGAATCCCGAGATTAATGTTAGTATTTTTTCAGAGTTTTTTACAGCTCAAAATGCTTCAAAAATAGTGGAGGAATATCAAATAATTGTCGATTGTACAGATGCGATTGCTGTTCGTTATCTGATTAATGATGTGGCTGTCGCCAAAAGAATTCCGATGGTGTATGCTTCGATTCATAAATTTGAAGGACAGGTTTCGGTATTTAATTATAAAAATGGGCCAAGTTATCGTTGCTTATTTCCGGAACAGGAAAGTTTGAGTATTGTTCCAAATTGTGCTGAATCTGGAGTTTTGGGTGTTTTGCCAAATACTTTGGGAACATTCCAAGCCACCGAAGTGCTCAAAATAATATTAGGAATTGGAACGGTTTTATCGGGGAAATTATTGATTTATGATGCCCTGAATTTCCAAACACAAATCATTGATTTTCCCAAGAATCCAAGAATGATTGAAAAAGGAATCATAAATGGAACGCAAATTTTAAACAGAAAAAAAAGAAATGAAGATTTAACTCCCGAAGCTTTTTTTGAAAAATGCGAACAACAAGGAGTTATAGTTATTGACGTTCGAGAATTGGAAGAAACACCCGAGTTTAAGGGGGAAAATGTTGTTCGGATTCCTTTGGGACAATTGGAAGAATACAGTAAAAAACTAAATAAAAATCAGGAAATCGTTTTGTTTTGTCAAACGGGAATGCGCAGTCAAACCGCTTTGAATTATTTGGTAAAATCAGGGTTTGTAGGCGTTTTTCATTTGGGAAAAGGCATTGAATCTTTGGAAAACCAAATTCAATAGCAATAAGTCAATATCAATGACAATATCAATTTCAATAAAAAATAGCAAGTTTAAAATAAACCAAAGATTACATAGATTAAGAAGATTTTTTCTTTTAGATAATTTCAAATAAGAAATCTGCGTGAATCTGCGAAATCTGTGTGAAAAATAAATAATATGTCAACAGATAAACCAAAGAAAAGCTCCTTTATTCAGGGACAGATAACCTCCGAGTTCATTGGGAATTCAATTGCCAAGCACCAAAGTAAAACCACGATTGGCGCTCATAACATTTTTTTGGGTCAGGTTCGTGCCGACGTGATTGACGGAAAAACAGTTGCCGCAATTGAATATTCTGCCTACGAAGAAATGGCAGAGCAAACATTTTATGAAATCAGAGAATCGGCTTTCGCCAAATATGAACTTTCGTGCCTGCATATTTATCACAGTTTGGGAATGGTGAAAACAGGCGAAATTTGTTTGTTTGTATTCGTTTCTGCACCAAGACGAAAAGTGGTGTATGAAGCTTTGGAGTTTTTGGTGGAAGAAATAAAAGAAAAAACAGCCATCTTCGGAAAAGAAATTTTTGAAGACGAAAGTTATGTTTGGAAGCAGAATTCTTGATTTGATTATTACACAGAGTCACACAGAGAATTCGCAGAGATTCTCAGAGACAAAAAATTTATGCAATTAAAAGTTATGTAAAGCAACAGGCAGAATTCATGGAGGAACATTGAGGGGAAAAAATCTCTGCGAATCACTGTGCCTCCTCTGTGAATCTCTGCGAAAAAAAATAATAAATAAAGCTAACAAATGGTAGATATCACGCATAAAATTATAACACAACGTACTGCAACAGCTCAGGCAATTGTAAAAGTAGGTTCAGTAGAAACGATGAAGGCTATTTTGAACAAAACCGTTCCAAAAGGCGATGTATTGGAGGTAGCTCGAACAGCAGGTTTATTTGCGGTAAAAAATACCTCGAACTCGATTCCGGACTGTCATCCTATGCCGATTGAATTCACCGGAATTGAATATGAATTTTTGGATGATTCGGTGGTGATAAAAGTAACTGTCAAAGCAATTTACCGCACAGGCGTCGAGGTCGAAGCTATGCACGGTGCATCAATCGTTGCATTGACGATGTACGATATGCTAAAGCCTATCGATAAACAAGTTGAAATTTCGACCATAAAATTACTTCATAAAAAAGGAGGAAAATCAGATTATGGAGTGAAGGAAAATCTAGATTTATCGGTTGCAGTAATCGTTTGTTCGGATAGTGTGGCAAGTGGAAAAAAAGAAGACCGAGCCGGAAAAGTAATTTCGGAAAAAGTCAAAAAAATGGGATTGAGCGTTTCAAATTATACCGTAATTCCGGATGAAGTAAAGGATATTCAGGAAACGATAAATAAACTATGTATTGCCAATAAAGATTTGGTTATTCTCACTGGTGGAACGGGTTTGTCTAATCGTGATGTAACACCCGAAGCCATTATCCCAATGCTCGACCGACGCATTCCGGGGATAGAGGAAGCCATTCGTTCCTACGGGCAGGACCGAACACCTTATGCAATGCTTTCCCGTAGCGTGGTGGGTTTCAAAGGCGACACTTTGATTATGGCTTTGCCGGGTTCTACAGCTGGTGCGAGCGAATCGATGGATGCTGTATTTCCATCAGTATTGCATTTGTTTAAAATATTAAATGGTTTCAACCATGGAAAATAACAAAAATCCAATGCAGGACAACCACGGAAGGGCGCACAATTACCTCCGCATTTCGATTACAGAGCATTGTAATTTGAGATGTACGTATTGTATGCCGGCCGAGGGGATTGCGCTTACACCAAGGGCGCATCTCATGACTGCAGAGGAAATTGTTACCATTGCGAAGACTTTCGTAAAACTGGGAGTCACCAAAATCCGATTGACTGGAGGCGAGCCTTTGGTTCGAAAAGATGCCAAAAACATCATTGAACAATTAGGTAAATTGGGAGTTGAGCTGACCCTGACGACTAACGGAATCCTGGTTCACGAGTTTATAGATACGTTCAAAGAAGCCGGAATTACCACTCTGAATGTGAGTATCGACAGTTTGAAACAAGAAAAATTCAACGAAATTACCCGTCGTAATTATTTTGAGA belongs to Flavobacterium gilvum and includes:
- the mobA gene encoding molybdenum cofactor guanylyltransferase, coding for MENKITAILLAGGKSQRMGTDKGLLDLNGKTFIQHVCDALRPIVGSNILIVSANNKYDDLGFLRVEDIIENKGPVGGLYTGLKQSKTKVNLVLSVDVPLVTTELLEWLLKNHDETFMVTQTKNGDKTSPLIGVYDRSMQTVFGEHLYGDQLKLRRVIEEVRHQTIEIPAAWSNQVQNINTKEEYQNLIK
- a CDS encoding AI-2E family transporter: MKQSSYTFNSLKFEKIVDTLIRLGVLFLLIGWCYDILKPFVLIIVWAIVIAVALSPIYEAIVKLFRGKKILATIFLALLLISILVIPSILVTQSLYEEINNFTASYQANGHLIPPPGETTKDWPAFTKPILDIWQTASVDASKVIIKYSDQLKVVGEWLLLALAGIGKGILQFIFSIIIAMGLLLYSESLTAVSKSIFIKLIGKKGEHYALITVATIRNVVKGFLGVALIQSLMVGVGFFMAGVPFAGIFTIICLVLAIIQVGIGPIAIPVVIYMFSVTDTTTATLLTIWIGITMISDNILKPIFLGRGNPPAPMLVIFLGAIGGFIFNGFIGLFLGAVILILGYKFFLSWIGMDEDEIEENQEPVEV
- a CDS encoding winged helix-turn-helix domain-containing protein, coding for MKIKSKIWIETEDGILISEGRIQLLKKIESTGSLNKAAKEMNISYQKAWKLIDASNKVSKEPLVATQVGGNKGGGTVVTPYGKSLIESFEKINVACWEFLDAQLEKHSL
- a CDS encoding HesA/MoeB/ThiF family protein, whose product is MIKNKRYIRQMILPEIGETGQQKLLDARVLVIGAGGLGCPVLQNLASAGVGNIGIVDGDVVDETNLHRQLLYTLKDCGNSKAETAEKAILELNPEINVSIFSEFFTAQNASKIVEEYQIIVDCTDAIAVRYLINDVAVAKRIPMVYASIHKFEGQVSVFNYKNGPSYRCLFPEQESLSIVPNCAESGVLGVLPNTLGTFQATEVLKIILGIGTVLSGKLLIYDALNFQTQIIDFPKNPRMIEKGIINGTQILNRKKRNEDLTPEAFFEKCEQQGVIVIDVRELEETPEFKGENVVRIPLGQLEEYSKKLNKNQEIVLFCQTGMRSQTALNYLVKSGFVGVFHLGKGIESLENQIQ
- a CDS encoding HAD family hydrolase; the protein is MKQQCVIFDMDGVICHTNPDHAIAFKAFFDKYEIPHSEQEFEEHMYGKHNGYIMSHFFKRPISGEELRQLEDEKESMFREIYKDKVETIPHYLEFLEELKSHNFKTAVGTSAPRANLDLIVKALQIEDKMDSMMASEDVKTHKPNPEVYLKSAERVGVAPSDCVVFEDSFSGVSAALNAGMKVVGVLSSHTKEQLPPCDFYINDYSEVNVEKILDLLKS
- the glgA gene encoding glycogen synthase; its protein translation is MKIALYTNEFPPNIYGGAGVHIDFLSQELARLAQVEVRCFGDQKENKDSMHVEGINSCLTKMVDPENEHIKMYHNLSRNVEMAQATPKADIVHCHTWYTHLAGVFTRELLQVPLILTTHSLETHRPWKVEQLGNGYFMSRWIETNAYKSADGVIAVSEQMKVDVVEAYGVDPKKVTVIHNGIDPEFYKPTFDDNLLREYGIDPSIPFVLFVGRITRQKGISQLIEACQYFNEDCQIVLCAGAPDTEEIAKETATLIDELKAKRKGVILISEMLPREKVKVLYSHARVFACPSLYEPFGIINLEAMSCETPVVGSHVGGIPEIIVEGETGYLIPLESVSRTNFNPLNPTAFQKDFAAKVNALLENEELATKMGKAGRVRVLEKFSWESIAKTTYNYYQEVIARFEKETA
- a CDS encoding MoaD/ThiS family protein, whose translation is MTITLKYFGLLADITQLKEEQFTFDEEAISVSALKSKIESSYQNIQNTSYTIAVNQTMSDLQTTIKDKDVIAFLPPFAGG
- the moaCB gene encoding bifunctional molybdenum cofactor biosynthesis protein MoaC/MoaB, with product MVDITHKIITQRTATAQAIVKVGSVETMKAILNKTVPKGDVLEVARTAGLFAVKNTSNSIPDCHPMPIEFTGIEYEFLDDSVVIKVTVKAIYRTGVEVEAMHGASIVALTMYDMLKPIDKQVEISTIKLLHKKGGKSDYGVKENLDLSVAVIVCSDSVASGKKEDRAGKVISEKVKKMGLSVSNYTVIPDEVKDIQETINKLCIANKDLVILTGGTGLSNRDVTPEAIIPMLDRRIPGIEEAIRSYGQDRTPYAMLSRSVVGFKGDTLIMALPGSTAGASESMDAVFPSVLHLFKILNGFNHGK
- a CDS encoding molybdenum cofactor biosynthesis protein MoaE, with amino-acid sequence MSTDKPKKSSFIQGQITSEFIGNSIAKHQSKTTIGAHNIFLGQVRADVIDGKTVAAIEYSAYEEMAEQTFYEIRESAFAKYELSCLHIYHSLGMVKTGEICLFVFVSAPRRKVVYEALEFLVEEIKEKTAIFGKEIFEDESYVWKQNS